In Chitinibacter sp. FCG-7, the genomic stretch GCCATGCTGCTGTCGGGGTTTTTCCAGCTAGTGACAAACACAGAAAAACCCTGATCGACCAGATATTTGATGATGCTTTTCTGCGGGTTCAGATCGAGCACATAATATTTATTGATCCACGGTGACACCAGCACCAGCGGCACCTGATGCACGGTGGGGGTATTGGCCTCATAGTGAATCACTTCAAGGAGTTGACCGCGATACACCACGGCACCTTCAGTGGTGGCCAGGTTTTCGCCGACGGTAAACGCGTCCAGATCGGTCATCGCGATATCGCTATTGGCCATGTCGCGCATGAAATTATCCAGCCCCTTGACCAGACTGACACCCCGGCTTTCCAGCGCCGTAGCCAGTGCAGTGGGGTTGGTCAGCAGGAAATTGGTTGGCGCCATGGCGTTGAGCACCTGGCGCAACCAGAAGGCCGAAATACTGCGCTCCTGTTCGCACAAATCCGGGGTGGCGTAGAGATTGTTTTGCAGCCAGCGCGTATTGAGCAAATACCATTCTTTCAGGCTGTCCCAGAACGGCGAGTCGCACCAGATCGGATCGGCAAAGCGCGGATCATCGGGATGCGGCGGGATCACGTCGGTGTCGGGCTCGCCCCAGTAGCGGCGCAAGGTAAAACCTTGCAGGCGCAGCAGATCATTGGCGTAGCTGGTGTAGGCCTGATAGAGCTTGTCCGGGTGGCGCAGCCAGGCCTTTTGCGCTTTGAGCGTAGTTTCACCCAGACCAAAGGGATCAAAAGTCTGACGCAACTGGTGTTGCAGCAGCTCGAAGCGCTGCTGTTGATCGGCGTAAAACTGGGAAAAAATGGTTTCAGGCAAGACTGACATTGTGTGACTCCCCGCTGGCGATATCTCTTAATCTACGCTGCGGTGCAGCATAATTCAATGCACTTTTTCCCGTCCCGGATTTTGCTTTTTATTACGGCAAGTTGATCAGCGCAGCACGCTCACGCGCCAGAGCCAGCCGTTCAACCGTGCCAACATCCAGCCATGTGCCGGTATGCAAAGAAGCACTCACCCGGCCTTGCGCCATCGCCTCGCGCAATAGCGGCGCCAGCTTTGCGGCTTGCTGCGGCGGCGTATCGGCAAACAGCGCTGGGTGATAAAGACCAACGCCGCTAAAAGTGTATTTTTGCTCGCCATCGACCGCCGCTTTCCCGTCAAGCAGCGCAAAGTCGCCCGCCGAATGTTGCGGCGGATTGGGCACCAGAATTAGATGCGCCAGCATGCCCTGCTCTAGCGTCTGCAGCGGCGCTTGTGCAAAGTCGATATCGGTAAATACATCACCGTTCACGACCAGAAATGGCGTATTACCCAAGAGTGGCAATGCAGTGGCAATCCCGCC encodes the following:
- the murU gene encoding N-acetylmuramate alpha-1-phosphate uridylyltransferase MurU; the encoded protein is MKAMILAAGRGERMRPLTDVTPKPLLDVAGTPLIGWHLKRLVAAGIEQIVINHAWLGQQIEDTLQDGAAYGAQIQYSAETSALETAGGIATALPLLGNTPFLVVNGDVFTDIDFAQAPLQTLEQGMLAHLILVPNPPQHSAGDFALLDGKAAVDGEQKYTFSGVGLYHPALFADTPPQQAAKLAPLLREAMAQGRVSASLHTGTWLDVGTVERLALARERAALINLP